From Xenopus tropicalis strain Nigerian chromosome 3, UCB_Xtro_10.0, whole genome shotgun sequence, the proteins below share one genomic window:
- the fgfr1 gene encoding fibroblast growth factor receptor 1 isoform X2: protein MFSGRSLLLWGVLLGAALSVARPPSTLPDQVAPKTKTDVEPYSARPGDRITLQCRLREDVQSINWAKNEMQLSETNRTRITGEEIQISNAGPEDNGVYTCVTNGPSGTYTVLFSVNVSDALPSAEDDDDDDDNSSSEEKASENSKPNRPFWSHPEKMEKKLHAVPAAKTVKFRCPANGTPQPNLRWLKNGKEFRQDQRIGGYKVRSQTWSLIMDSVVPSDKGNYTCIVENKYGTLNHTYQLDVVERSPHRPILQAGLPANTSVIVGSTAEFFCKVYSDPQPHIQWLRHIEINGSRVASDGFPYVEILKHSGINSSDAEVLTLYNVTEAESGEYICKVSNYIGEANQSAWLTVTRPVTKVEDDKPAPLASPLQLEIIIYCTGAAFVSAMVITIIIFKMKHPSKKSDFNSQLAVHKLAKSIPLRRQVSGDSNSSMHSGVILVRPSRLSSSGTPMLSGVSEYELPEDPRWEVARDRLILGKPLGEGCFGQVVMAEAIGLDKEKPNKVTKVAVKMLKSDASEKDLSDLISEMEMMKMIGKHKNIINLLGACTQDGPLYVIVEYASKGNLREYLRARRPPGMEYCYNPTCAPDQLLSFKDLVSCAYQVARGMEYLASKKCIHRDLAARNVLVTEDNVMKIADFGLARDIHHIDYYKKTTNGRLPVKWMAPEALFDRIYTHQSDVWSFGVLLWEIFTLGGSPYPGVPMEELFKLLKEGHRMDKPTTCTNELYMMMKDCWHAMPSQRPTFNQLVEDLDRILALSSNQEYLDLSMPVNQYSPCFPDTRSSTCSSGEDSVFSHDPLPDEPCLPKYSNGGLKKR, encoded by the exons TCGCCCCTAAAACCAAAACAGACGTGGAGCCATATTCAGCTCGGCCAGGAGACAGGATAACTTTGCAGTGCAGGCTACGAGAAGATGTTCAGAGCATCAACTGGGCGAAAAATGAAATGCAGCTTTCGGAGACTAACCGCACGCGCATAACGGGGGAGGAGATCCAAATTTCCAACGCAGGGCCGGAGGACAATGGGGTGTATACCTGTGTTACTAACGGGCCTTCTGGAACATATACAGTTTTATTCTCCGTTAATGTATCAG ATGCACTGCCTTCAGCCgaggatgatgatgacgatgatgacaACTCATCCTCTGAGGAGAAAGCTTCTGAGAATTCCAAACCGAACC GTCCATTTTGGTCACACCCagaaaaaatggagaaaaagcTTCATGCGGTGCCAGCGGCAAAAACGGTGAAATTCAGGTGCCCAGCAAATGGAACTCCGCAGCCAAATCTTCGCTGGCTGAAGAACGGCAAGGAGTTCCGGCAGGATCAGCGCATTGGTGGATATAAG GTTCGTTCTCAAACATGGAGCCTTATTATGGATTCCGTTGTCCCATCTGATAAAGGCAATTACACTTGTATTGTGGAGAACAAGTATGGCACCCTCAACCACACCTACCAGTTGGATGTAGTCG AACGTTCGCCACATCGCCCAATCCTACAGGCCGGTCTCCCAGCGAATACGAGTGTTATTGTGGGAAGCACTgctgaatttttctgcaaagtgtaCAGCGACCCCCAGCCTCACATCCAATGGCTCAGGCACATTGAAATTAATGGCAGCAGAGTGGCCTCGGATGGCTTCCCGTATGTGGAAATCCTCAAG CACTCTGGGATTAATAGCTCAGACGCAGAAGTTTTGACCCTTTACAATGTGACTGAGGCAGAGAGTGGGGAATACATATGTAAAGTGTCCAATTATATTGGTGAGGCCAATCAGTCTGCGTGGCTTACCGTCACCAGACCCGTGACAAAAG TGGAGGACGATAAACCTGCGCCTCTGGCCTCCCCTTTACAACTGGAGATTATAATCTACTGCACGGGGGCCGCCTTCGTGTCCGCCATGGTAATCACcatcattatctttaaaatgaAGCATCCGTCGAAGAAGTCGGACTTCAACAGCCAGCTGGCCGTGCACAAGCTTGCCAAGAGCATCCCGCTGCGCAGACAG GTTTCAGGGGACTCCAACTCATCAATGCACTCTGGAGTGATATTGGTCAGACCCTCACGCCTCTCATCCAGTGGGACGCCTATGTTGTCTGGAGTCTCGGAATACGAGCTTCCGGAAGATCCACGTTGGGAAGTGGCAAGAGACAG GTTGATCCTTGGGAAACCTCTCGGAGAAGGCTGCTTTGGGCAAGTAGTAATGGCAGAGGCTATCGGCCTGGATAAGGAGAAGCCTAACAAAGTGACAAAAGTTGCCGTGAAGATGTTAAAGT CTGATGCAAGTGAAAAGGACCTGTCTGATCTGATTTCCGAGATGGAAATGATGAAAATGATTGGAAAACACAAAAATATCATCAATTTACTTGGTGCCTGCACCCAAGATG GTCCACTCTATGTAATTGTGGAATATGCTTCCAAGGGGAACCTTAGAGAGTACTTGCGAGCCAGGCGCCCCCCGGGCATGGAGTACTGCTACAACCCTACCTGTGCCCCCGATCAGCTGCTCTCCTTCAAGGATCTGGTGTCGTGTGCTTACCAGGTGGCGCGTGGGATGGAGTACCTTGCCTCTAAAAAG TGTATCCACCGAGACCTGGCTGCAAGGAATGTCTTGGTAACAGAGGACAATGTGATGAAGATTGCCGACTTCGGCTTAGCCCGTGATATCCATCACATTGACTATTACAAGAAGACCACAAAC GGACGGCTGCCTGTAAAATGGATGGCCCCAGAAGCCCTTTTTGACCGGATTTACACTCATCAGAGTGATGT CTGGTCGTTCGGTGTGCTGCTGTGGGAGATTTTCACGCTCGGGGGCTCCCCGTATCCTGGTGTCCCCATGGAAGAGCTCTTTAAGTTACTTAAGGAAGGGCACAGAATGGATAAACCCACTACCTGCACCAATGAGTT GTATATGATGATGAAGGACTGCTGGCATGCCATGCCTTCTCAAAGACCAACATTCAATCAGCTGGTTGAAGATCTTGACCGAATTCTTGCTCTGAGTTCCAATCAG GAGTATCTCGATCTTTCCATGCCAGTGAATCAGTATTCTCCATGTTTCCCAGACACTCGAAGTTCCACGTGTTCTTCAGGCGAGGACTCTGTGTTCTCTCATGACCCCCTCCCTGATGAACCTTGCCTTCCCAAATACTCCAATGGTGGACTTAAAAAACGCTGA
- the fgfr1 gene encoding fibroblast growth factor receptor 1 isoform X1 has translation MFSGRSLLLWGVLLGAALSVARPPSTLPDQVAPKTKTDVEPYSARPGDRITLQCRLREDVQSINWAKNEMQLSETNRTRITGEEIQISNAGPEDNGVYTCVTNGPSGTYTVLFSVNVSDALPSAEDDDDDDDNSSSEEKASENSKPNRPFWSHPEKMEKKLHAVPAAKTVKFRCPANGTPQPNLRWLKNGKEFRQDQRIGGYKVRSQTWSLIMDSVVPSDKGNYTCIVENKYGTLNHTYQLDVVERSPHRPILQAGLPANTSVIVGSTAEFFCKVYSDPQPHIQWLRHIEINGSRVASDGFPYVEILKHSGINSSDAEVLTLYNVTEAESGEYICKVSNYIGEANQSAWLTVTRPVTKVEDDKPAPLASPLQLEIIIYCTGAAFVSAMVITIIIFKMKHPSKKSDFNSQLAVHKLAKSIPLRRQVTVSGDSNSSMHSGVILVRPSRLSSSGTPMLSGVSEYELPEDPRWEVARDRLILGKPLGEGCFGQVVMAEAIGLDKEKPNKVTKVAVKMLKSDASEKDLSDLISEMEMMKMIGKHKNIINLLGACTQDGPLYVIVEYASKGNLREYLRARRPPGMEYCYNPTCAPDQLLSFKDLVSCAYQVARGMEYLASKKCIHRDLAARNVLVTEDNVMKIADFGLARDIHHIDYYKKTTNGRLPVKWMAPEALFDRIYTHQSDVWSFGVLLWEIFTLGGSPYPGVPMEELFKLLKEGHRMDKPTTCTNELYMMMKDCWHAMPSQRPTFNQLVEDLDRILALSSNQEYLDLSMPVNQYSPCFPDTRSSTCSSGEDSVFSHDPLPDEPCLPKYSNGGLKKR, from the exons TCGCCCCTAAAACCAAAACAGACGTGGAGCCATATTCAGCTCGGCCAGGAGACAGGATAACTTTGCAGTGCAGGCTACGAGAAGATGTTCAGAGCATCAACTGGGCGAAAAATGAAATGCAGCTTTCGGAGACTAACCGCACGCGCATAACGGGGGAGGAGATCCAAATTTCCAACGCAGGGCCGGAGGACAATGGGGTGTATACCTGTGTTACTAACGGGCCTTCTGGAACATATACAGTTTTATTCTCCGTTAATGTATCAG ATGCACTGCCTTCAGCCgaggatgatgatgacgatgatgacaACTCATCCTCTGAGGAGAAAGCTTCTGAGAATTCCAAACCGAACC GTCCATTTTGGTCACACCCagaaaaaatggagaaaaagcTTCATGCGGTGCCAGCGGCAAAAACGGTGAAATTCAGGTGCCCAGCAAATGGAACTCCGCAGCCAAATCTTCGCTGGCTGAAGAACGGCAAGGAGTTCCGGCAGGATCAGCGCATTGGTGGATATAAG GTTCGTTCTCAAACATGGAGCCTTATTATGGATTCCGTTGTCCCATCTGATAAAGGCAATTACACTTGTATTGTGGAGAACAAGTATGGCACCCTCAACCACACCTACCAGTTGGATGTAGTCG AACGTTCGCCACATCGCCCAATCCTACAGGCCGGTCTCCCAGCGAATACGAGTGTTATTGTGGGAAGCACTgctgaatttttctgcaaagtgtaCAGCGACCCCCAGCCTCACATCCAATGGCTCAGGCACATTGAAATTAATGGCAGCAGAGTGGCCTCGGATGGCTTCCCGTATGTGGAAATCCTCAAG CACTCTGGGATTAATAGCTCAGACGCAGAAGTTTTGACCCTTTACAATGTGACTGAGGCAGAGAGTGGGGAATACATATGTAAAGTGTCCAATTATATTGGTGAGGCCAATCAGTCTGCGTGGCTTACCGTCACCAGACCCGTGACAAAAG TGGAGGACGATAAACCTGCGCCTCTGGCCTCCCCTTTACAACTGGAGATTATAATCTACTGCACGGGGGCCGCCTTCGTGTCCGCCATGGTAATCACcatcattatctttaaaatgaAGCATCCGTCGAAGAAGTCGGACTTCAACAGCCAGCTGGCCGTGCACAAGCTTGCCAAGAGCATCCCGCTGCGCAGACAGGTAACA GTTTCAGGGGACTCCAACTCATCAATGCACTCTGGAGTGATATTGGTCAGACCCTCACGCCTCTCATCCAGTGGGACGCCTATGTTGTCTGGAGTCTCGGAATACGAGCTTCCGGAAGATCCACGTTGGGAAGTGGCAAGAGACAG GTTGATCCTTGGGAAACCTCTCGGAGAAGGCTGCTTTGGGCAAGTAGTAATGGCAGAGGCTATCGGCCTGGATAAGGAGAAGCCTAACAAAGTGACAAAAGTTGCCGTGAAGATGTTAAAGT CTGATGCAAGTGAAAAGGACCTGTCTGATCTGATTTCCGAGATGGAAATGATGAAAATGATTGGAAAACACAAAAATATCATCAATTTACTTGGTGCCTGCACCCAAGATG GTCCACTCTATGTAATTGTGGAATATGCTTCCAAGGGGAACCTTAGAGAGTACTTGCGAGCCAGGCGCCCCCCGGGCATGGAGTACTGCTACAACCCTACCTGTGCCCCCGATCAGCTGCTCTCCTTCAAGGATCTGGTGTCGTGTGCTTACCAGGTGGCGCGTGGGATGGAGTACCTTGCCTCTAAAAAG TGTATCCACCGAGACCTGGCTGCAAGGAATGTCTTGGTAACAGAGGACAATGTGATGAAGATTGCCGACTTCGGCTTAGCCCGTGATATCCATCACATTGACTATTACAAGAAGACCACAAAC GGACGGCTGCCTGTAAAATGGATGGCCCCAGAAGCCCTTTTTGACCGGATTTACACTCATCAGAGTGATGT CTGGTCGTTCGGTGTGCTGCTGTGGGAGATTTTCACGCTCGGGGGCTCCCCGTATCCTGGTGTCCCCATGGAAGAGCTCTTTAAGTTACTTAAGGAAGGGCACAGAATGGATAAACCCACTACCTGCACCAATGAGTT GTATATGATGATGAAGGACTGCTGGCATGCCATGCCTTCTCAAAGACCAACATTCAATCAGCTGGTTGAAGATCTTGACCGAATTCTTGCTCTGAGTTCCAATCAG GAGTATCTCGATCTTTCCATGCCAGTGAATCAGTATTCTCCATGTTTCCCAGACACTCGAAGTTCCACGTGTTCTTCAGGCGAGGACTCTGTGTTCTCTCATGACCCCCTCCCTGATGAACCTTGCCTTCCCAAATACTCCAATGGTGGACTTAAAAAACGCTGA
- the fgfr1 gene encoding fibroblast growth factor receptor 1 isoform X3 gives MFSGRSLLLWGVLLGAALSVARPPSTLPDQVAPKTKTDVEPYSARPGDRITLQCRLREDVQSINWAKNEMQLSETNRTRITGEEIQISNAGPEDNGVYTCVTNGPSGTYTVLFSVNVSDALPSAEDDDDDDDNSSSEEKASENSKPNRPFWSHPEKMEKKLHAVPAAKTVKFRCPANGTPQPNLRWLKNGKEFRQDQRIGGYKVRSQTWSLIMDSVVPSDKGNYTCIVENKYGTLNHTYQLDVVERSPHRPILQAGLPANTSVIVGSTAEFFCKVYSDPQPHIQWLRHIEINGSRVASDGFPYVEILKTAGVNTSDKDMEVLHLRNVTFEDAGQYTCLAANSIGISHHSAWLTVLEVEDDKPAPLASPLQLEIIIYCTGAAFVSAMVITIIIFKMKHPSKKSDFNSQLAVHKLAKSIPLRRQVSGDSNSSMHSGVILVRPSRLSSSGTPMLSGVSEYELPEDPRWEVARDRLILGKPLGEGCFGQVVMAEAIGLDKEKPNKVTKVAVKMLKSDASEKDLSDLISEMEMMKMIGKHKNIINLLGACTQDGPLYVIVEYASKGNLREYLRARRPPGMEYCYNPTCAPDQLLSFKDLVSCAYQVARGMEYLASKKCIHRDLAARNVLVTEDNVMKIADFGLARDIHHIDYYKKTTNGRLPVKWMAPEALFDRIYTHQSDVWSFGVLLWEIFTLGGSPYPGVPMEELFKLLKEGHRMDKPTTCTNELYMMMKDCWHAMPSQRPTFNQLVEDLDRILALSSNQEYLDLSMPVNQYSPCFPDTRSSTCSSGEDSVFSHDPLPDEPCLPKYSNGGLKKR, from the exons TCGCCCCTAAAACCAAAACAGACGTGGAGCCATATTCAGCTCGGCCAGGAGACAGGATAACTTTGCAGTGCAGGCTACGAGAAGATGTTCAGAGCATCAACTGGGCGAAAAATGAAATGCAGCTTTCGGAGACTAACCGCACGCGCATAACGGGGGAGGAGATCCAAATTTCCAACGCAGGGCCGGAGGACAATGGGGTGTATACCTGTGTTACTAACGGGCCTTCTGGAACATATACAGTTTTATTCTCCGTTAATGTATCAG ATGCACTGCCTTCAGCCgaggatgatgatgacgatgatgacaACTCATCCTCTGAGGAGAAAGCTTCTGAGAATTCCAAACCGAACC GTCCATTTTGGTCACACCCagaaaaaatggagaaaaagcTTCATGCGGTGCCAGCGGCAAAAACGGTGAAATTCAGGTGCCCAGCAAATGGAACTCCGCAGCCAAATCTTCGCTGGCTGAAGAACGGCAAGGAGTTCCGGCAGGATCAGCGCATTGGTGGATATAAG GTTCGTTCTCAAACATGGAGCCTTATTATGGATTCCGTTGTCCCATCTGATAAAGGCAATTACACTTGTATTGTGGAGAACAAGTATGGCACCCTCAACCACACCTACCAGTTGGATGTAGTCG AACGTTCGCCACATCGCCCAATCCTACAGGCCGGTCTCCCAGCGAATACGAGTGTTATTGTGGGAAGCACTgctgaatttttctgcaaagtgtaCAGCGACCCCCAGCCTCACATCCAATGGCTCAGGCACATTGAAATTAATGGCAGCAGAGTGGCCTCGGATGGCTTCCCGTATGTGGAAATCCTCAAG ACTGCAGGAGTCAACACCTCGGACAAGGATATGGAGGTTCTCCACCTGAGAAATGTTACTTTTGAGGATGCTGGCCAGTATACCTGCTTGGCCGCTAACTCCATTGGGATATCTCATCATTCTGCATGGTTGACCGTTCTTGAAG TGGAGGACGATAAACCTGCGCCTCTGGCCTCCCCTTTACAACTGGAGATTATAATCTACTGCACGGGGGCCGCCTTCGTGTCCGCCATGGTAATCACcatcattatctttaaaatgaAGCATCCGTCGAAGAAGTCGGACTTCAACAGCCAGCTGGCCGTGCACAAGCTTGCCAAGAGCATCCCGCTGCGCAGACAG GTTTCAGGGGACTCCAACTCATCAATGCACTCTGGAGTGATATTGGTCAGACCCTCACGCCTCTCATCCAGTGGGACGCCTATGTTGTCTGGAGTCTCGGAATACGAGCTTCCGGAAGATCCACGTTGGGAAGTGGCAAGAGACAG GTTGATCCTTGGGAAACCTCTCGGAGAAGGCTGCTTTGGGCAAGTAGTAATGGCAGAGGCTATCGGCCTGGATAAGGAGAAGCCTAACAAAGTGACAAAAGTTGCCGTGAAGATGTTAAAGT CTGATGCAAGTGAAAAGGACCTGTCTGATCTGATTTCCGAGATGGAAATGATGAAAATGATTGGAAAACACAAAAATATCATCAATTTACTTGGTGCCTGCACCCAAGATG GTCCACTCTATGTAATTGTGGAATATGCTTCCAAGGGGAACCTTAGAGAGTACTTGCGAGCCAGGCGCCCCCCGGGCATGGAGTACTGCTACAACCCTACCTGTGCCCCCGATCAGCTGCTCTCCTTCAAGGATCTGGTGTCGTGTGCTTACCAGGTGGCGCGTGGGATGGAGTACCTTGCCTCTAAAAAG TGTATCCACCGAGACCTGGCTGCAAGGAATGTCTTGGTAACAGAGGACAATGTGATGAAGATTGCCGACTTCGGCTTAGCCCGTGATATCCATCACATTGACTATTACAAGAAGACCACAAAC GGACGGCTGCCTGTAAAATGGATGGCCCCAGAAGCCCTTTTTGACCGGATTTACACTCATCAGAGTGATGT CTGGTCGTTCGGTGTGCTGCTGTGGGAGATTTTCACGCTCGGGGGCTCCCCGTATCCTGGTGTCCCCATGGAAGAGCTCTTTAAGTTACTTAAGGAAGGGCACAGAATGGATAAACCCACTACCTGCACCAATGAGTT GTATATGATGATGAAGGACTGCTGGCATGCCATGCCTTCTCAAAGACCAACATTCAATCAGCTGGTTGAAGATCTTGACCGAATTCTTGCTCTGAGTTCCAATCAG GAGTATCTCGATCTTTCCATGCCAGTGAATCAGTATTCTCCATGTTTCCCAGACACTCGAAGTTCCACGTGTTCTTCAGGCGAGGACTCTGTGTTCTCTCATGACCCCCTCCCTGATGAACCTTGCCTTCCCAAATACTCCAATGGTGGACTTAAAAAACGCTGA
- the fgfr1 gene encoding fibroblast growth factor receptor 1 precursor, with translation MFSGRSLLLWGVLLGAALSVARPPSTLPDQVAPKTKTDVEPYSARPGDRITLQCRLREDVQSINWAKNEMQLSETNRTRITGEEIQISNAGPEDNGVYTCVTNGPSGTYTVLFSVNVSDALPSAEDDDDDDDNSSSEEKASENSKPNRPFWSHPEKMEKKLHAVPAAKTVKFRCPANGTPQPNLRWLKNGKEFRQDQRIGGYKVRSQTWSLIMDSVVPSDKGNYTCIVENKYGTLNHTYQLDVVERSPHRPILQAGLPANTSVIVGSTAEFFCKVYSDPQPHIQWLRHIEINGSRVASDGFPYVEILKTAGVNTSDKDMEVLHLRNVTFEDAGQYTCLAANSIGISHHSAWLTVLEVEDDKPAPLASPLQLEIIIYCTGAAFVSAMVITIIIFKMKHPSKKSDFNSQLAVHKLAKSIPLRRQVTVSGDSNSSMHSGVILVRPSRLSSSGTPMLSGVSEYELPEDPRWEVARDRLILGKPLGEGCFGQVVMAEAIGLDKEKPNKVTKVAVKMLKSDASEKDLSDLISEMEMMKMIGKHKNIINLLGACTQDGPLYVIVEYASKGNLREYLRARRPPGMEYCYNPTCAPDQLLSFKDLVSCAYQVARGMEYLASKKCIHRDLAARNVLVTEDNVMKIADFGLARDIHHIDYYKKTTNGRLPVKWMAPEALFDRIYTHQSDVWSFGVLLWEIFTLGGSPYPGVPMEELFKLLKEGHRMDKPTTCTNELYMMMKDCWHAMPSQRPTFNQLVEDLDRILALSSNQEYLDLSMPVNQYSPCFPDTRSSTCSSGEDSVFSHDPLPDEPCLPKYSNGGLKKR, from the exons TCGCCCCTAAAACCAAAACAGACGTGGAGCCATATTCAGCTCGGCCAGGAGACAGGATAACTTTGCAGTGCAGGCTACGAGAAGATGTTCAGAGCATCAACTGGGCGAAAAATGAAATGCAGCTTTCGGAGACTAACCGCACGCGCATAACGGGGGAGGAGATCCAAATTTCCAACGCAGGGCCGGAGGACAATGGGGTGTATACCTGTGTTACTAACGGGCCTTCTGGAACATATACAGTTTTATTCTCCGTTAATGTATCAG ATGCACTGCCTTCAGCCgaggatgatgatgacgatgatgacaACTCATCCTCTGAGGAGAAAGCTTCTGAGAATTCCAAACCGAACC GTCCATTTTGGTCACACCCagaaaaaatggagaaaaagcTTCATGCGGTGCCAGCGGCAAAAACGGTGAAATTCAGGTGCCCAGCAAATGGAACTCCGCAGCCAAATCTTCGCTGGCTGAAGAACGGCAAGGAGTTCCGGCAGGATCAGCGCATTGGTGGATATAAG GTTCGTTCTCAAACATGGAGCCTTATTATGGATTCCGTTGTCCCATCTGATAAAGGCAATTACACTTGTATTGTGGAGAACAAGTATGGCACCCTCAACCACACCTACCAGTTGGATGTAGTCG AACGTTCGCCACATCGCCCAATCCTACAGGCCGGTCTCCCAGCGAATACGAGTGTTATTGTGGGAAGCACTgctgaatttttctgcaaagtgtaCAGCGACCCCCAGCCTCACATCCAATGGCTCAGGCACATTGAAATTAATGGCAGCAGAGTGGCCTCGGATGGCTTCCCGTATGTGGAAATCCTCAAG ACTGCAGGAGTCAACACCTCGGACAAGGATATGGAGGTTCTCCACCTGAGAAATGTTACTTTTGAGGATGCTGGCCAGTATACCTGCTTGGCCGCTAACTCCATTGGGATATCTCATCATTCTGCATGGTTGACCGTTCTTGAAG TGGAGGACGATAAACCTGCGCCTCTGGCCTCCCCTTTACAACTGGAGATTATAATCTACTGCACGGGGGCCGCCTTCGTGTCCGCCATGGTAATCACcatcattatctttaaaatgaAGCATCCGTCGAAGAAGTCGGACTTCAACAGCCAGCTGGCCGTGCACAAGCTTGCCAAGAGCATCCCGCTGCGCAGACAGGTAACA GTTTCAGGGGACTCCAACTCATCAATGCACTCTGGAGTGATATTGGTCAGACCCTCACGCCTCTCATCCAGTGGGACGCCTATGTTGTCTGGAGTCTCGGAATACGAGCTTCCGGAAGATCCACGTTGGGAAGTGGCAAGAGACAG GTTGATCCTTGGGAAACCTCTCGGAGAAGGCTGCTTTGGGCAAGTAGTAATGGCAGAGGCTATCGGCCTGGATAAGGAGAAGCCTAACAAAGTGACAAAAGTTGCCGTGAAGATGTTAAAGT CTGATGCAAGTGAAAAGGACCTGTCTGATCTGATTTCCGAGATGGAAATGATGAAAATGATTGGAAAACACAAAAATATCATCAATTTACTTGGTGCCTGCACCCAAGATG GTCCACTCTATGTAATTGTGGAATATGCTTCCAAGGGGAACCTTAGAGAGTACTTGCGAGCCAGGCGCCCCCCGGGCATGGAGTACTGCTACAACCCTACCTGTGCCCCCGATCAGCTGCTCTCCTTCAAGGATCTGGTGTCGTGTGCTTACCAGGTGGCGCGTGGGATGGAGTACCTTGCCTCTAAAAAG TGTATCCACCGAGACCTGGCTGCAAGGAATGTCTTGGTAACAGAGGACAATGTGATGAAGATTGCCGACTTCGGCTTAGCCCGTGATATCCATCACATTGACTATTACAAGAAGACCACAAAC GGACGGCTGCCTGTAAAATGGATGGCCCCAGAAGCCCTTTTTGACCGGATTTACACTCATCAGAGTGATGT CTGGTCGTTCGGTGTGCTGCTGTGGGAGATTTTCACGCTCGGGGGCTCCCCGTATCCTGGTGTCCCCATGGAAGAGCTCTTTAAGTTACTTAAGGAAGGGCACAGAATGGATAAACCCACTACCTGCACCAATGAGTT GTATATGATGATGAAGGACTGCTGGCATGCCATGCCTTCTCAAAGACCAACATTCAATCAGCTGGTTGAAGATCTTGACCGAATTCTTGCTCTGAGTTCCAATCAG GAGTATCTCGATCTTTCCATGCCAGTGAATCAGTATTCTCCATGTTTCCCAGACACTCGAAGTTCCACGTGTTCTTCAGGCGAGGACTCTGTGTTCTCTCATGACCCCCTCCCTGATGAACCTTGCCTTCCCAAATACTCCAATGGTGGACTTAAAAAACGCTGA